A window of the Brassica oleracea var. oleracea cultivar TO1000 chromosome C1, BOL, whole genome shotgun sequence genome harbors these coding sequences:
- the LOC106324766 gene encoding 40S ribosomal protein S23-2 gives MGKTRGMGAGRKLKRLRINQRWADKQYKKSHQGNEWKKPFAGSSHAKGIVLEKIGIEAKQPNSAIRKCARVQLIKNGKKIAAFVPNDGCLNYIEENDEVLIAGFGRKGHAVGDIPGVRFKVVKVSGVSLLALFKEKKEKPRS, from the exons ATGGG TAAGACACGTGGTATGGGAGCTGGGCGAAAGCTGAAGAGGCTTAGGATAAACCAGAGGTGGGCGGACAAGCAGTACAAGAAGTCTCACCAAGGCAATGAGTGGAAGAAGCCATTTGCTGGATCTTCTCATGCCAAGGGAATCGTCCTTGAGAAGAT TGGTATTGAGGCCAAGCAGCCTAACTCTGCCATTCGTAAATGTGCTAGAGTTCAGCTGATCAAGAACGGCAAAAAGATTGCTGCTTTCGTTCCTAACGATGGTTGCTTGAACTACATTGAAGAGAAT GACGAAGTGTTGATTGCTGGGTTTGGGCGTAAAGGTCATGCCGTCGGAGATATTCCCGGTGTTAGATTCAAGGTGGTGAAGGTCTCTGGTGTCTCACTCTTGGCTCTTTTCAAGGAGAAGAAGGAGAAGCCTAGGTCTTAG
- the LOC106314957 gene encoding disease resistance protein RPS6-like isoform X2, with translation MERSFDTCSKYPWISLRQLLESEEARMVGIWGPVGIGKTTIARALFGRISRHFQSSIFIDRAFVSKTMEIFRTANPDDYNMKLRLQESFLSEILNKKDIKIHHLGVVGERLKHKRVLVVLDDLSDQLVLDSLVGGTQWFGCWSRILVVTKDKHVLRAHGIDRIYEVAVPSDELALDMFCTYAFRENSQRDGFNELASEVAKFAGNLPLALNVLGLYLRGRDKEDWLDMLPRLRKGPDGKILKALRVSYDGLGCKEDKALFRHIACLFNGMEANDIKMLLADSGLDVNIGLKNLIDNSLIHERGSCVHTHCLVQEMGKEIVRTQSNKPREREFLVDSKDVCDLFSGNSDSKKVIGISLNLEELYELLRIDKKAFRRLRNLRFLRIYKDSLDLHKQIRLHLPGGLNYLSPKLKLLCWDGFPLPCLPSSFHAEHLIVLRMRSSKLEKLWEEVESPTCPEDPDSVLMLNELYMNDCESLLTVLPTGINLESLYRLDLSGSSRFRSFPYISTNISFLILNQTDIKEVPWWIENFSRLVCLEMWECKRLNYISPNISKLKLLEKVDFSNCGALTDASWLDRPNAETHTKLPALSFINCFKLDQEALIQQSVFKYLILPGGKVPSHFTNQATGSSLVIRLLQSSLSKQLLGFRACLVVDANEPKSKISSWIISCHFTGKDRSSFRSSDCQLDIELPRQMDNHLVIFDCCFPLNEDNDSLAELNYDPVDVEIKFTGDSRCEIKGCGVQLSEVCFSDKQLSNVCEADKSNMVTAEEFGKSIAEARRSRKRLRVTGKTIQESTDMRCSQTVKERWMYV, from the exons ATGGAAAGGAGCTTTGACACATGTAGCAAATATCCATGGATATCACTCCGACAACTG TTGGAATCAGAGGAAGCGAGGATGGTTGGGATATGGGGTCCCGTTGGGATTGGGAAGACTACCATTGCAAGAGCTCTGTTTGGTCGAATCTCTCGTCACTTCCAAAGCAGCATTTTCATAGACAGGGCTTTCGTGTCAAAGACTATGGAAATCTTCAGGACAGCCAATCCAGACGACTACAACATGAAGTTGCGCTTGCAAGAGAGTTTCCTGTCCGAGATTTTAAACAAAAAGGATATAAAGATACATCATTTAGGTGTGGTCGGAGAGAGGCTAAAGCACAAGAGAGTTCTTGTAGTACTTGATGATTTGAGTGATCAACTAGTGCTAGATTCCTTGGTTGGTGGAACTCAATGGTTTGGATGTTGGAGTAGAATTCTCGTCGTTACAAAAGACAAGCATGTTCTGAGAGCTCATGGGATTGATCGTATCTACGAGGTTGCTGTACCATCTGATGAACTAGCTCTAGATATGTTTTGCACATATGCATTCAGGGAGAACTCCCAACGCGATGGATTTAACGAGCTTGCTTCTGAAGTGGCCAAATTCGCGGGTAATCTTCCTTTGGCTCTTAACGTTTTGGGGTTGTACTTGCGAGGGAGGGACAAAGAGGATTGGTTAGATATGTTGCCTAGGCTTCGGAAAGGACCAGATGGGAAAATTTTGAAAGCACTCAGAGTTAGCTATGATGGGTTAGGTTGCAAAGAAGATAAAGCACTGTTTCGTCACATTGCATGTCTTTTCAATGGTATGGAAGCCAATGACATCAAGATGTTACTTGCTGATAGTGGCTTGGATGTTAATATTGGGCTTAAAAATTTAATCGATAACTCGCTCATACATGAGAGAGGAAGTTGTGTGCATACACATTGTTTGGTACAAGAAATGGGTAAAGAAATCGTCCGTACACAGTCCAACAAGCCTAGAGAAAGGGAGTTCTTGGTGGATTCTAAGGATGTTTGTGATCTATTTAGTGGTAACTCT GATAGTAAAAAGGTTATTGGTATATCGTTGAATCTAGAAGAGTTGTATGAGCTGTTACGCATCGATAAGAAGGCCTTCAGAAGATTACGTAATCTCCGTTTCTTGAGAATATACAAGGATTCACTAGACTTGCATAAACAAATCAGATTGCATTTACCAGGAGGCCTCAATTATTTGTCCCCTAAGCTTAAGTTGCTTTGTTGGGATGGATTTCCATTGCCATGTTTGCCTTCGAGCTTTCATGCTGAACATCTTATTGTGCTCAGAATGCGGAGCAGCAAGCTCGAGAAACTGTGGGAAGAAGTTGAG TCACCTACATGTCCTGAGGATCCTGATTCTGTTCTGATGCTCAATGAATTATATATGAATGATTGTGAATCGCTGCTCACAGTTCTTCCTACCGGCATCAACCTGGAATCTCTGTATCGGCTTGATCTTAGTGGATCCTCAAGGTTTAGGAGTTTTCCTTATATCTCAACCAACATCTCATTTCTTATTCTAAACCAAACCGATATCAAAGAAGTTCCTTGGTGGATAGAGAACTTCTCTAGGCTTGTATGCCTAGAGATGTGGGAATGCAAAAGGTTAAACTATATATCACCAAACATTTCCAAACTGAAACTGCTTGAGAAGGTTGACTTTTCAAACTGTGGCGCATTGACTGATGCTAGCTGGCTTGACCGCCCAAATGCGGAAACTCACACTAAGTTACCAGCGCTCAGTTTCATCAACTGCTTCAAATTAGATCAAGAAGCTCTCATTCAACAATCAGTTTTCAAGTACCTGATCTTGCCAGGTGGAAAAGTGCCTTCACATTTCACCAACCAAGCTACCGGAAGCTCTCTGGTCATCCGTCTACTTCAGAGCTCTCTCTCTAAACAGCTCTTGGGGTTTAGAGCTTGCCTTGTGGTTGATGCCAACGAGCCTAAATCCAAAATTTCTAGCTGGATTATAAGTTGTCACTTCACAGGAAAAGACAGGAGCTCCTTTCGTTCCTCTGATTGTCAGCTTGACATAGAGTTGCCGCGTCAGATGGATAATCATCTGGTTATCTTCGACTGTTGTTTCCCTCTAAACGAAGACAATGATTCTCTAGCTGAACTGAACTACGATCCAGTGGATGTAGAGATTAAATTCACTGGTGACTCTCGTTGCGAAATTAAAGGATGTGGAGTACAACTCTCCGAGGTTTGTTTTTCGGACAAACAACTTAGTAATGTTTGTGAAGCTGATAAAAGCAACATGGTTACTGCTGAAGAGTTTGGAAAGAGCATTGCTGAGGCAAGGAGAAGTAGGAAGCGTTTGCGG GTAACGGGAAAGACCATTCAAGAAAGTACGGACATGCGCTGCAGCCAAACCGTCAAGGAACGCTGGATGTATGTTTGA
- the LOC106324757 gene encoding L-ascorbate peroxidase 2, cytosolic: MVKKSYPEVKEEYKKAVQRCKRKLRGLIAEKHCAPIVLRLAWHSAGTYDLKTKTGGPFGTIRLPQELADDANKGLDIAVRLLEPIKDMFPILSYADFYQLAGVVAVEITGGPEIPFHPGRLDKVEPPPEGRLPQATKGVDHLREVFGRMGLNDKDIVALSGGHTLGRCHKERSGFEGPWTQNPLIFDNSYFKELLSGEKEGLLQLPTDKALLEDPIFRPLVERYAADEDAFFEDYTKAHLKLSELGFADKE; this comes from the exons ATGGTGAAGAAGAGTTACCCGGAAGTGAAGGAAGAGTACAAGAAAGCTGTTCAGAGGTGCAAGAGAAAGCTCCGTGGTCTTATCGCCGAGAAGCACTGTGCTCCCATCGTTCTCCGTCTTGC ATGGCACTCGGCTGGGACATATGACTTGAAGACGAAGACGGGAGGACCGTTTGGGACGATAAGGCTTCCACAAGAGCTAGCTGATGATGCTAACAAAGGTCTTGATATTGCTGTCAGGCTTCTTGAGCCTATCAAAGACATGTTCCCCATCTTGTCCTACGCTGATTTTTACCAG CTAGCTGGAGTTGTTGCTGTTGAGATCACTGGAGGACCCGAGATTCCTTTTCATCCTGGTAGATTG GACAAAGTTGAGCCACCTCCTGAAGGTCGTCTACCTCAAGCCACCAAAG GGGTGGATCATCTGAGAGAGGTATTTGGTCGGATGGGACTCAATGACAAAGATATCGTTGCATTGTCTGGTGGACACACCTTG GGTCGGTGCCACAAGGAACGCTCCGGATTCGAAGGACCATGGACACAAAACCCTCTCATTTTTGACAACTCTTATTTCAA AGAGTTACTAAGCGGAGAGAAAGAAGGACTTCTTCAACTTCCAACCGACAAGGCTCTCCTTGAGGATCCCATCTTTCGTCCTCTCGTTGAGAGATATGCAGCA GACGAAGATGCCTTCTTCGAAGACTATACTAAAGCTCATCTCAAGTTGTCGGAACTCGG GTTTGCTGACAAGGAGTAA
- the LOC106314957 gene encoding disease resistance protein RPS6-like isoform X1, with the protein MAISSSCNWVFDVFPSFSGEDVRRTFLSHLLLSLDHKLITCFKDNEIERSQSIGLKLVHAIRDSRIAIVVFSKTYASSTWCLNELLEIVKCKEDKGQIVIPVFYGLDPSHVRKQTGEFGETFQMICKNRSDELPDLWKGALTHVANIHGYHSDNWSNEAHLIEDITNDVLGRLVSLTPSMEFADFAGIEDHIAKMSVLLQLESEEARMVGIWGPVGIGKTTIARALFGRISRHFQSSIFIDRAFVSKTMEIFRTANPDDYNMKLRLQESFLSEILNKKDIKIHHLGVVGERLKHKRVLVVLDDLSDQLVLDSLVGGTQWFGCWSRILVVTKDKHVLRAHGIDRIYEVAVPSDELALDMFCTYAFRENSQRDGFNELASEVAKFAGNLPLALNVLGLYLRGRDKEDWLDMLPRLRKGPDGKILKALRVSYDGLGCKEDKALFRHIACLFNGMEANDIKMLLADSGLDVNIGLKNLIDNSLIHERGSCVHTHCLVQEMGKEIVRTQSNKPREREFLVDSKDVCDLFSGNSDSKKVIGISLNLEELYELLRIDKKAFRRLRNLRFLRIYKDSLDLHKQIRLHLPGGLNYLSPKLKLLCWDGFPLPCLPSSFHAEHLIVLRMRSSKLEKLWEEVESPTCPEDPDSVLMLNELYMNDCESLLTVLPTGINLESLYRLDLSGSSRFRSFPYISTNISFLILNQTDIKEVPWWIENFSRLVCLEMWECKRLNYISPNISKLKLLEKVDFSNCGALTDASWLDRPNAETHTKLPALSFINCFKLDQEALIQQSVFKYLILPGGKVPSHFTNQATGSSLVIRLLQSSLSKQLLGFRACLVVDANEPKSKISSWIISCHFTGKDRSSFRSSDCQLDIELPRQMDNHLVIFDCCFPLNEDNDSLAELNYDPVDVEIKFTGDSRCEIKGCGVQLSEVCFSDKQLSNVCEADKSNMVTAEEFGKSIAEARRSRKRLRVTGKTIQESTDMRCSQTVKERWMYV; encoded by the exons ATGGCCATTTCTTCCTCTTGCAATTGGGTATTCGACGTCTTCCCGAGCTTCAGCGGAGAAGATGTTCGTAGAACATTCCTCAGCCACCTTCTCTTATCCCTCGATCACAAACTAATCACTTGTTTCAAAGACAACGAGATCGAGAGAAGCCAGTCCATCGGCCTGAAGCTAGTACACGCGATCAGAGATTCGAGGATCGCTATCGTCGTCTTCTCCAAGACATACGCCTCTTCAACCTGGTGCTTGAACGAGTTACTGGAGATCGTCAAATGCAAGGAAGACAAGGGACAAATTGTGATTCCAGTGTTCTACGGTTTGGATCCATCTCATGTCAGGAAACAGACAGGCGAGTTCGGAGAGACGTTTCAAATGATTTGCAAGAACAGATCAGATGAGTTGCCTGATCTATGGAAAGGAGCTTTGACACATGTAGCAAATATCCATGGATATCACTCCGACAACTG GAGTAACGAAGCACATCTGATTGAAGACATCACCAATGATGTTTTGGGTAGACTTGTTAGTTTAACACCGTCAATGGAGTTTGCTGACTTTGCTGGAATCGAAGATCATATAGCTAAGATGAGTGTATTGTTGCAGTTGGAATCAGAGGAAGCGAGGATGGTTGGGATATGGGGTCCCGTTGGGATTGGGAAGACTACCATTGCAAGAGCTCTGTTTGGTCGAATCTCTCGTCACTTCCAAAGCAGCATTTTCATAGACAGGGCTTTCGTGTCAAAGACTATGGAAATCTTCAGGACAGCCAATCCAGACGACTACAACATGAAGTTGCGCTTGCAAGAGAGTTTCCTGTCCGAGATTTTAAACAAAAAGGATATAAAGATACATCATTTAGGTGTGGTCGGAGAGAGGCTAAAGCACAAGAGAGTTCTTGTAGTACTTGATGATTTGAGTGATCAACTAGTGCTAGATTCCTTGGTTGGTGGAACTCAATGGTTTGGATGTTGGAGTAGAATTCTCGTCGTTACAAAAGACAAGCATGTTCTGAGAGCTCATGGGATTGATCGTATCTACGAGGTTGCTGTACCATCTGATGAACTAGCTCTAGATATGTTTTGCACATATGCATTCAGGGAGAACTCCCAACGCGATGGATTTAACGAGCTTGCTTCTGAAGTGGCCAAATTCGCGGGTAATCTTCCTTTGGCTCTTAACGTTTTGGGGTTGTACTTGCGAGGGAGGGACAAAGAGGATTGGTTAGATATGTTGCCTAGGCTTCGGAAAGGACCAGATGGGAAAATTTTGAAAGCACTCAGAGTTAGCTATGATGGGTTAGGTTGCAAAGAAGATAAAGCACTGTTTCGTCACATTGCATGTCTTTTCAATGGTATGGAAGCCAATGACATCAAGATGTTACTTGCTGATAGTGGCTTGGATGTTAATATTGGGCTTAAAAATTTAATCGATAACTCGCTCATACATGAGAGAGGAAGTTGTGTGCATACACATTGTTTGGTACAAGAAATGGGTAAAGAAATCGTCCGTACACAGTCCAACAAGCCTAGAGAAAGGGAGTTCTTGGTGGATTCTAAGGATGTTTGTGATCTATTTAGTGGTAACTCT GATAGTAAAAAGGTTATTGGTATATCGTTGAATCTAGAAGAGTTGTATGAGCTGTTACGCATCGATAAGAAGGCCTTCAGAAGATTACGTAATCTCCGTTTCTTGAGAATATACAAGGATTCACTAGACTTGCATAAACAAATCAGATTGCATTTACCAGGAGGCCTCAATTATTTGTCCCCTAAGCTTAAGTTGCTTTGTTGGGATGGATTTCCATTGCCATGTTTGCCTTCGAGCTTTCATGCTGAACATCTTATTGTGCTCAGAATGCGGAGCAGCAAGCTCGAGAAACTGTGGGAAGAAGTTGAG TCACCTACATGTCCTGAGGATCCTGATTCTGTTCTGATGCTCAATGAATTATATATGAATGATTGTGAATCGCTGCTCACAGTTCTTCCTACCGGCATCAACCTGGAATCTCTGTATCGGCTTGATCTTAGTGGATCCTCAAGGTTTAGGAGTTTTCCTTATATCTCAACCAACATCTCATTTCTTATTCTAAACCAAACCGATATCAAAGAAGTTCCTTGGTGGATAGAGAACTTCTCTAGGCTTGTATGCCTAGAGATGTGGGAATGCAAAAGGTTAAACTATATATCACCAAACATTTCCAAACTGAAACTGCTTGAGAAGGTTGACTTTTCAAACTGTGGCGCATTGACTGATGCTAGCTGGCTTGACCGCCCAAATGCGGAAACTCACACTAAGTTACCAGCGCTCAGTTTCATCAACTGCTTCAAATTAGATCAAGAAGCTCTCATTCAACAATCAGTTTTCAAGTACCTGATCTTGCCAGGTGGAAAAGTGCCTTCACATTTCACCAACCAAGCTACCGGAAGCTCTCTGGTCATCCGTCTACTTCAGAGCTCTCTCTCTAAACAGCTCTTGGGGTTTAGAGCTTGCCTTGTGGTTGATGCCAACGAGCCTAAATCCAAAATTTCTAGCTGGATTATAAGTTGTCACTTCACAGGAAAAGACAGGAGCTCCTTTCGTTCCTCTGATTGTCAGCTTGACATAGAGTTGCCGCGTCAGATGGATAATCATCTGGTTATCTTCGACTGTTGTTTCCCTCTAAACGAAGACAATGATTCTCTAGCTGAACTGAACTACGATCCAGTGGATGTAGAGATTAAATTCACTGGTGACTCTCGTTGCGAAATTAAAGGATGTGGAGTACAACTCTCCGAGGTTTGTTTTTCGGACAAACAACTTAGTAATGTTTGTGAAGCTGATAAAAGCAACATGGTTACTGCTGAAGAGTTTGGAAAGAGCATTGCTGAGGCAAGGAGAAGTAGGAAGCGTTTGCGG GTAACGGGAAAGACCATTCAAGAAAGTACGGACATGCGCTGCAGCCAAACCGTCAAGGAACGCTGGATGTATGTTTGA
- the LOC106318349 gene encoding 60S ribosomal protein L4-1, producing the protein MAAAAAARPLVTVQGLDGDMTTDQSSTVVLPDVMTAPVRPDIVNFVHAQISNNSRQPYAVSKKAGHQTSAESWGTGRAVSRIPRVPGGGTHRAGQAAFGNMCRGGRMFAPTKIWRRWHRRVNVNMKRHAIVSAIAATAVPALVMARGHKIENVPEMPLVVSDSAEAVEKTAAAIKVLKQVGAYDDAEKAKDSIGIRSGVGKMRNRRYISRKGPLVVYGTEGAKIVKAFRNLPGVELCHVERLNLLKLAPGGHLGRFVIWTKSAFEKLEGIYGSFEKPSEKKKGYVLPRAKMVNADLARIINSDEVQSVVKPIKKDAKRAVMKKNPLKNLNVMLKLNPYAKTAKRMSLLAEAQRVKAKKEKLTKKRKTVTKEEALAIKAAGKSWYQTMISDSDYTEFDNFTKWLGASQ; encoded by the exons ATGGCCGCCGCCGCCGCCGCACGTCCCCTCGTCACCGTCCAAGGCCTAGACGGCGACATGACCACCGATCAATCCTCCACCGTCGTCCTCCCCGACGTCATGACCGCCCCCGTCCGCCCCGACATCGTCAACTTCGTCCACGCCCAAATCTCCAACAACAGCCGCCAGCCCTACGCCGTCTCCAAGAAAGCCGGCCACCAGACCTCCGCCGAGTCCTGGGGAACCGGTCGCGCCGTCTCCCGTATCCCCCGCGTTCCCGGAGGCGGAACTCACCGCGCCGGCCAAGCTGCGTTCGGAAACATGTGTCGCGGCGGACGCATGTTCGCCCCGACGAAGATCTGGCGCCGCTGGCACCGCCGCGTCAACGTCAACATGAAGAGGCACGCGATCGTGTCCGCCATCGCCGCCACGGCCGTTCCCGCGCTCGTGATGGCTCGCGGTCACAAGATCGAGAACGTCCCCGAGATGCCTCTTGTGGTTAGCGACTCCGCCGAGGCCGTTGAGAAGACGGCGGCGGCGATCAAGGTGTTGAAACAGGTTGGAGCTTATGATGATGCTGAGAAGGCGAAGGATAGTATTGGGATTAGGTCTGGTGTAGGTAAGATGAGGAACCGTCGTTACATCTCTAGGAAAGGTCCTCTTGTGGTTTACGGAACCGAAGGGGCCAAGATTGTTAAGGCCTTTAGGAACCTTCCCGGTGTTGAGCTTTGCCACGTGGAGAGGCTTAACTTGTTGAAGCTTGCACCTGGTGGTCACCTTGGGAGGTTTGTGATTTGGACTAAGTCTGCTTTCGAGAAGCTTGAGGGGATTTATGGGTCTTTTGAGAAGCCCTCGGAGAAGAAGAAAGGGTATGTGCTTCCTAGGGCGAAGATGGTGAATGCTGACTTGGCGAGGATTATTAACTCTGATGAGGTGCAGAGTGTGGTGAAGCCGATTAAGAAGGATGCGAAGAGGGCTGTGATGAAGAAGAATCCTTTGAAGAATTTGAATGTGATGCTCAAGTTGAACCCGTATGCGAAGACTGCTAAGAGGATGTCTTTGTTGGCTGAGGCGCAGAGGGTTAAGGCTAAGAAGGAGAAGCTCACCAAGAAGAGGAAGACTGTCACCAAG GAGGAGGCATTGGCAATCAAGGCAGCAGGAAAGTCGTGGTACCAGACAATGATTTCCGACAGTGACTACACCGAGTTTGACAACTTCACCAAGTGGCTCGGTGCTAGCCAGTAA
- the LOC106316763 gene encoding uncharacterized protein LOC106316763, producing MEEMRRGVPLWQEELASLMDGGLQYDDGSPIGQDSRSGFESSVDGSGSGSESTESLKDQVTGFMKSWGEMLMDLAVGCKDVVQQTLVSEDSVVVRKIRKPAAKLSFLNEYLPEDRDPAHAWPVIFFVFLIALAALSFGSDNSTSVPVLKKLRLHPPGASRVELPDGRYLAYQELGVSSDRARYSLIVPHSFLSSRLAGIPGVKDSLLKDYGVRLVSYDLPGFGESDPHRARNLSSSASDMIDLASALGIVEKFWLLGYSSGSMHAWAAMRYFPERIAGVAMIAPMINPYEASMSKEETAKTWEQWLRKRKFKYFLARRWPSLLPFFYRRSFLSGYLQPLDQWMSISLGEKDKHVMRDPVFEEHYQRNVEESTRQGTAKPFVEEAVLHVSNWGFNLPDFRLQKKCKANGVLSWLMSMYSESECELVGFGKTIHLWQGMEDRVAPPSVTDYISRVIPEATVHRLPSEGHFSYFFFCDECHKEIFSALFGEPQGPIELTEERTETHKPDQPETGSSNISTT from the exons ATGGAGGAGATGCGGAGAGGAGTGCCTTTGTGGCAAGAAGAGTTAGCGAGTCTCATGGACGGGGGACTACAATACGACGACGGATCTCCCATCGGTCAAGATTCCAGGTCGGGTTTCGAGTCGTCGGTGGATGGATCCGGGTCCGGATCCGAATCAACCGAGAGTTTGAAGGATCAGGTCACGGGGTTTATGAAGTCGTGGGGAGAGATGCTAATGGATCTCGCCGTGGGATGCAAGGACGTCGTGCAGCAGACTCTGGTCAGCGAAGACTCTGTCGTCGTGCGTAAGATCCGTAAGCCAGCTGCTAAGCTAAGCTTCCTCAACGAGTACTTGCCTGAGGATCGTGATCCCGCTCATGCCTGGCCTGTCATCTTCTTCGTCTTCCTCATTGCTCTCGCAG CATTAAGTTTTGGTTCTGACAATTCAACATCCGTCCCCGTGTTAAAGAAACTCCGTCTGCATCCTCCCGGTGCAAGCCGTGTAGAGCTTCCTGACGGTAGATATTTAGCTTACCAGGAGCTTGGTGTTTCATCCGACAGAGCTAGATACTCTTTAATCGTTCCTCATTCTTTTCTGTCCTCTCGTCTTGCAG GTATACCTGGAGTAAAAGATTCGTTGCTCAAGGACTATGGTGTACGTCTAGTGTCGTATGATCTACCAGGGTTTGGAGAGAGTGATCCTCATCGTGCTCGTAACCTTAGCTCATCGGCTTCGGATATGATTGATCTAGCTTCTGCTCTTGGGATCGTTGAGAAGTTCTGGTTACTCGGCTATTCTAGTGGCAGTATGCATGCTTGGGCTGCGATGAGATACTTTCCTGAGAGAATAGCTG GAGTTGCAATGATAGCTCCTATGATCAATCCATATGAGGCGAGCATGAGTAAGGAAGAGACGGCGAAGACGTGGGAGCAGTGGCTAAGAAAGAGGAAATTTAAATACTTTTTGGCTCGTAGGTGGCCGAGTCTTCTTCCTTTCTTCTACCGTAGGTCCTTCCTCTCCGGTTATCTTCAACCGCTGGATCAGTGGATGTCAATCTCATTAGGTGAAAAG GACAAACATGTGATGAGAGATCCAGTCTTTGAAGAACATTACCAAAGGAACGTGGAAGAGTCTACACGCCAAGGAACGGCTAAACCATTTGTGGAAGAAGCCGTGTTACACGTGTCAAACTGGGGGTTTAACCTTCCTGACTTCCGCTTGCAGAAAAAGTGTAAAGCCAACGGGGTACTCTCTTGGCTAATGTCGATGTACAGCGAGTCAGAATGTGAGCTTGTTGGGTTTGGGAAAACCATACACTTATGGCAG GGTATGGAGGACCGAGTGGCACCACCTTCAGTGACGGATTACATAAGCAGGGTTATACCAGAAGCAACGGTGCATAGACTACCAAGCGAAGGGCATTTCTCGTACTTCTTTTTCTGTGATGAGTGTCACAAGGAGATATTCTCTGCTCTATTTGGAGAACCGCAGGGTCCAATAGAGTTAACAGAAGAAAGAACAGAAACTCATAAACCGGATCAACCGGAGACAGGTTCATCCAACATTAGTACTACCTAA
- the LOC106340476 gene encoding uncharacterized protein LOC106340476 gives MSHTTFSVFHSGKFQTDDSGAVTYEGGNRDVLHSPVEALFGNLMSELNISSNGQRIWFKMPNEGISELKILCQGDDNFRKMCEASVWIKAIDVYLEADNVDDDDDDAPPVVEINDSGTATRASNGAAKATQKAVDAEARVESNLIGFVDDNENDDYQRTPPSSDCEDEGSNDRYERWIRGSGELKIRQVFESIEEFKEAVLEYALKGENKINKKVCIFDRNKV, from the exons ATGAG TCATACAACTTTCAGTGTATTTCATAGTGGAAAGTTTCAGACAGATGATTCTGGGGCCGTTACTTACGAGGGTGGAAATCGTGACGTTCTCCACTCACCGGTTGAAGCTCTGTTTGGAAATTTAATGAGCGAGTTGAATATATCCTCCAATGGACAGAGGATTTGGTTTAAGATGCCTAATGAAGGCATATCAGAGCTGAAGATATTGTGTCAAGGCGATGATAATTTCAGGAAGATGTGTGAGGCTTCGGTTTGGATCAAAGCTATAGATGTGTATCTGGAAGCTGATAATGTTGATGATGATGATGATGATGCTCCTCCTGTTGTTGAGATCAATGACAGTGGCACAGCGACGAGAGCTTCAAATGGTGCAGCGAAAGCTACACAGAAGGCTGTAGATGCTGAAGCCCGTGTTGAATCAAATCTTATTGGCTTTGTTGACGACAATGAGAACGACGATTATCAAAGAACTCCCCCCTCTTCAGACTGCGAAGATGAAGGAAGTAACGACCGTTACGAGAGGTGGATACGAGGAAGTGGTGAGTTAAAGATACGACAAGTATTTGAGAGCATAGAAGAGTTCAAGGAAGCTGTCTTGGAATATGCTTTAAAAGGAGAAAACAAAATAAATAAAAAA GTATGCATATTCGACAGAAACAAAGTGTAG